The Candidatus Limnocylindria bacterium genome has a window encoding:
- the dtd gene encoding D-aminoacyl-tRNA deacylase — protein MRAVVQRVRSASVHVAEETLATIGPGLSVLLGVAADDRPEDGERIAAKILALRIFDDGRGRLDRTLKDTGGSVLVIPQFTLYGDVRHGRRPDFTAAAAPELGRRLFEAFCGVLRGANAAVAQGRFGADMRIVLEADGPVTLVLSTDGWAQADLGRKA, from the coding sequence GTGCGCGCGGTCGTTCAGCGTGTGCGCTCCGCTTCCGTTCACGTCGCGGAGGAGACCCTCGCGACGATCGGGCCGGGTCTCAGCGTGCTCCTCGGCGTCGCGGCCGACGATCGGCCCGAGGACGGCGAGCGCATCGCGGCGAAGATCCTCGCTCTGCGGATCTTCGATGACGGCCGCGGCCGCCTCGACCGCACACTGAAGGACACCGGCGGAAGCGTCCTCGTCATCCCCCAGTTCACTCTCTACGGCGACGTCCGCCACGGGCGGCGGCCGGACTTCACTGCGGCCGCGGCACCGGAGCTCGGCCGGCGGCTCTTCGAAGCGTTTTGCGGCGTGCTCCGCGGCGCGAACGCCGCCGTCGCCCAGGGACGATTCGGGGCCGATATGCGCATCGTCCTGGAGGCGGACGGCCCGGTGACGCTGGTGCTCTCGACCGACGGGTGGGCGCAGGCGGACCTCGGCCGCAAGGCCTGA
- a CDS encoding tetratricopeptide repeat protein encodes MLAKPNGTNGLGARVREARRERGMSQAQLAGEELTKGFISQVESGLVRPSVRSLQILAARLGKSLDYFLGDEPLATSKRLVFHRLAAEAAAERRDWTVVRDEVTQALVDKPEKRERATLLRFLAQAEMNTGNREVAFDRIGEALSLIDATADAAEVAHLLHLRGIAYGQIGQYVAAAEALEAARDAMERHEVSDPRLRARILVALGTAYRRLNRTAKAMQTYVSALDLASGIDELRLAAQGYMGVAVSLYDAGELDGAIANYRRALDLFTRVEDTTFQLQVLHSLSSIHFEMGKTDEARELAQRGAATARMVHDEGMVVVAELVIARIALVNGDAEQALNIARHAEKVLTDQPVQRADALRVIGAANDALKAFTASDRAYRKAVELLVEVGDHPNLSTFAAEYAMKLRARGETDQAFRYLELARTPVSTNRT; translated from the coding sequence ATGCTGGCGAAACCTAACGGGACGAACGGACTCGGGGCCCGCGTACGCGAAGCGCGACGCGAAAGAGGCATGAGCCAGGCTCAGCTGGCCGGCGAGGAGCTCACCAAGGGGTTCATCAGCCAGGTCGAATCCGGCCTCGTTCGCCCATCTGTTCGTTCGCTCCAGATCCTCGCGGCGCGGCTCGGTAAGAGCCTGGATTACTTCCTCGGCGACGAGCCGCTCGCCACGTCGAAACGTCTTGTTTTCCACCGTTTGGCCGCGGAAGCCGCCGCCGAGCGGCGCGACTGGACCGTCGTCCGGGATGAAGTGACCCAGGCCCTCGTGGACAAGCCCGAGAAGCGCGAGCGCGCGACGCTGCTGCGCTTCCTGGCGCAAGCAGAGATGAACACCGGAAATCGTGAGGTCGCCTTCGACCGCATCGGCGAGGCGCTCTCGCTCATCGACGCGACGGCGGACGCCGCCGAGGTCGCGCACCTTCTGCACCTCCGTGGCATCGCGTACGGACAGATCGGTCAGTACGTCGCCGCAGCGGAGGCGCTCGAGGCGGCGCGCGACGCGATGGAGCGGCACGAGGTCAGCGATCCCCGTCTACGCGCACGCATCCTCGTCGCGCTCGGCACCGCCTATCGCCGTCTGAACCGTACCGCCAAGGCCATGCAGACCTATGTCTCGGCGCTGGACCTCGCGAGCGGCATCGACGAGCTCCGCCTCGCGGCGCAGGGCTACATGGGTGTTGCGGTCTCTCTCTATGACGCTGGTGAGCTCGACGGCGCGATCGCGAACTACCGCCGCGCGCTCGATCTCTTCACCCGTGTTGAAGACACCACGTTCCAGCTCCAGGTGCTGCACTCGCTCTCGTCGATCCACTTCGAGATGGGCAAGACCGATGAGGCACGTGAGCTCGCCCAGCGTGGCGCAGCGACGGCCCGCATGGTCCACGACGAAGGAATGGTCGTCGTCGCCGAGCTTGTGATCGCGCGGATCGCCCTCGTGAATGGCGACGCGGAGCAGGCGCTGAACATCGCGCGCCACGCCGAGAAAGTCCTCACCGATCAGCCCGTGCAGCGCGCCGACGCGCTCCGCGTCATCGGCGCGGCGAACGACGCGCTCAAGGCGTTCACCGCGAGCGACCGCGCGTACCGCAAGGCCGTCGAGCTCCTTGTGGAGGTGGGCGACCACCCGAACCTCTCGACGTTCGCTGCCGAGTACGCGATGAAGCTGCGCGCGCGCGGCGAGACCGATCAGGCCTTCCGCTACCTCGAGCTCGCGCGCACCCCGGTGTCCACCAACCGCACCTAG
- the polX gene encoding DNA polymerase/3'-5' exonuclease PolX: MPRDAVTYDNEGVAAVLDEIGDLLELKGENVFRAVTYRAVARAIRDLREPIAALVEQDRLGEIPKVGPSVRDAIVQLVSTGTSQRHEELKAAVPTGLLTLLSVPGVGPATARIIYDNLRITTVDDLEEAAKAHRLRELPKIQAKTEENILKSITSLKQRSGRTLVHHAREAASSMVDWLRQETRIEAVSIAGSLRRYRETIGDIDLLVASTTPGPVMDALVRAPAVERVLAKGETKTSVIVARGLQIDLRVVPPDSWGAAMVYFTGSKEHNVRLRGHALKKKLLLNEYGLYRVGAEARGQEIASRTEEEIYAALGMDLIAPELREDHGEIDAAIAHTLPALVTLADMRGDLHTHTNWTDGRDTLADMARRARDKGYSYYAVTDHSPGLGLVNGLGPERITARIEEARRLSEELAPFRILVGTEVDIRANGTLDYPDEMLARFDIVSASVHSAFGQTRDVMTERVLTAMRHPLVTQISHPTGRLLERRDPHALDLQALIDAAALTGTWIEINGGPERLDLPDVWVRKALDKGVTLVANSDAHRTEEIDWMEYAVATARRGWATRASIANTAALDDMLARRKRRA; encoded by the coding sequence GTGCCCCGCGATGCCGTCACGTATGACAACGAAGGCGTCGCCGCGGTCCTTGATGAGATCGGCGATCTCCTCGAGTTAAAGGGCGAGAACGTCTTCCGCGCGGTCACTTACCGGGCCGTCGCTCGCGCGATCCGCGATCTGCGCGAGCCGATCGCCGCGCTGGTCGAGCAGGATCGCCTCGGCGAGATACCCAAGGTCGGTCCGTCGGTCCGCGACGCGATCGTCCAGCTCGTCAGCACGGGAACGTCGCAGCGTCACGAGGAGCTCAAGGCCGCGGTGCCCACCGGTCTCCTCACGCTCCTGAGCGTGCCGGGCGTCGGACCGGCGACCGCGCGGATCATCTACGACAACCTGAGGATCACGACCGTCGACGATCTCGAGGAGGCCGCGAAGGCCCATCGCCTGCGTGAGCTGCCCAAGATCCAGGCGAAGACCGAGGAGAACATCCTCAAGTCGATCACGTCACTCAAGCAGCGCAGTGGCCGCACTCTGGTGCACCACGCTCGCGAGGCCGCGAGCTCGATGGTCGATTGGCTGCGGCAGGAGACACGGATCGAGGCGGTCTCCATCGCGGGGAGCCTGCGGCGCTACCGCGAGACGATCGGCGACATCGATCTGCTCGTCGCGTCGACCACGCCGGGGCCGGTGATGGACGCGCTCGTGCGAGCACCCGCGGTGGAGCGCGTGCTCGCGAAGGGGGAGACGAAGACGTCGGTGATCGTCGCGCGCGGCCTGCAGATCGACCTGCGCGTCGTGCCGCCGGACTCCTGGGGCGCCGCGATGGTCTATTTCACTGGGTCGAAGGAGCACAACGTCCGGCTGCGCGGCCACGCGCTGAAGAAGAAGCTCCTGCTCAACGAGTACGGGCTCTACCGGGTGGGCGCGGAGGCACGCGGTCAGGAGATCGCCTCGCGCACGGAAGAGGAGATCTACGCCGCGCTGGGGATGGACCTCATCGCGCCGGAGCTGCGCGAGGATCACGGCGAGATCGACGCCGCGATCGCGCACACCCTTCCGGCGCTCGTCACTCTCGCTGACATGCGGGGCGATCTCCACACCCATACGAACTGGACCGACGGCCGCGACACGCTCGCCGACATGGCGCGCCGCGCGCGCGACAAGGGCTACTCGTACTACGCCGTCACCGACCACTCGCCCGGCCTGGGCTTGGTGAATGGTCTCGGTCCCGAGCGCATCACCGCCCGGATCGAGGAGGCCCGTCGGCTCAGTGAGGAGCTCGCGCCGTTCCGGATCCTCGTGGGCACCGAGGTCGATATCCGAGCGAACGGGACGCTCGACTACCCCGACGAGATGCTGGCGCGCTTCGACATCGTGAGCGCGTCGGTGCACTCCGCGTTCGGCCAGACGCGCGACGTCATGACCGAGCGGGTGCTCACCGCGATGCGGCATCCGCTCGTCACCCAGATCTCACATCCGACCGGGCGGCTCCTCGAGCGGCGCGATCCACACGCACTCGATCTCCAGGCGCTCATCGACGCGGCCGCCCTGACGGGGACGTGGATCGAGATCAACGGTGGACCCGAGCGGCTCGACCTCCCGGACGTCTGGGTACGGAAGGCGCTGGACAAAGGAGTGACGCTCGTCGCGAACTCCGACGCGCACCGTACCGAAGAGATCGACTGGATGGAGTACGCGGTCGCGACCGCGCGTCGCGGCTGGGCCACGCGCGCTTCGATCGCGAACACCGCCGCTCTCGATGACATGCTCGCGAGGCGCAAGCGCCGCGCATGA
- a CDS encoding acylphosphatase translates to MTRARFVVRGLVQGVNFRAAAVREATAHGLTGCVWNTDDDAVELVAEGDADALALLERWLARGPSLARVERVERMDLGGVRRYQDFSVAYAAPE, encoded by the coding sequence ATGACGCGAGCGCGTTTCGTCGTGCGCGGTCTCGTGCAGGGCGTGAACTTCCGCGCCGCCGCGGTGCGCGAGGCGACGGCTCACGGACTCACGGGCTGCGTTTGGAATACCGACGACGATGCGGTCGAGCTCGTTGCCGAAGGCGACGCGGATGCTCTCGCTCTACTTGAGCGATGGCTGGCACGCGGACCGAGCCTGGCCCGCGTCGAGCGCGTCGAGCGCATGGATCTCGGCGGTGTGCGGCGTTATCAGGACTTCAGCGTCGCGTACGCGGCGCCGGAGTGA
- the purH gene encoding bifunctional phosphoribosylaminoimidazolecarboxamide formyltransferase/IMP cyclohydrolase, which yields MRALLSASDTTGLVAFARGLRELGWDLIATDGTRAALAMEGVDSKAVEEQTGSPVLLGGRVKTLHPRIHAALLARRDNESHRAELAREGIEPIDLVAVNLYPYAKAAAAGKRGLELQEQIDIGGATLLRAAAKNYQDVVVIARPDRYGAVLDELKGRGNVSLETRRLLAAEAFSHTAAYDATIAARFVGEAGIQFPDDMTLSLRKVRDLRYGENPHQQAAFYAIRGEESGAMVSMEQIHGRAASFNNVLDINAAWRIVSDFAQPTVAIVKHQNPSGIASESDITKAYRRAFMADSVSAFGGIVGANRQVTRELAEAMQDTFYEAIIAPGYDDDALPLLRQRKNLEILGVPNALVDGRRVRRTDDHALDLKKVSGGILVQTPDESVTEEGNFKVVTERTPTLEELTDLLFAWRCVRHVTSNAIVLVKGLASVGVGPGQLSRVVAVEVAVRKAGENARLAVMASDAYFPFPDGIEVAARAGVTAIIQPGGSLRDAMMIETANKHRMAMLFTGRRHFKH from the coding sequence GTGCGAGCACTCCTCTCAGCTTCTGATACGACCGGTCTCGTCGCGTTCGCGCGCGGTCTGCGCGAGCTCGGCTGGGATCTCATCGCGACCGACGGCACGCGTGCCGCCCTCGCGATGGAGGGCGTTGACTCGAAGGCAGTCGAAGAGCAGACCGGCTCGCCGGTGCTGCTCGGCGGTCGCGTGAAGACGCTGCATCCGCGCATCCATGCCGCGCTCCTGGCGCGGCGGGACAACGAGTCGCACCGGGCCGAGCTCGCGCGCGAGGGCATCGAGCCGATCGACCTCGTAGCGGTCAACCTGTATCCGTACGCAAAGGCCGCAGCCGCAGGTAAGCGAGGTCTCGAGCTTCAGGAGCAGATCGACATCGGCGGCGCGACCCTGCTGCGCGCCGCGGCGAAGAACTATCAGGACGTCGTCGTGATCGCGAGGCCGGACCGGTACGGTGCCGTGCTCGACGAGCTCAAGGGCCGAGGCAATGTTTCACTAGAGACACGCCGGCTCCTCGCCGCCGAGGCGTTCTCGCACACCGCGGCGTACGACGCGACGATCGCGGCGCGCTTCGTCGGCGAGGCCGGCATCCAGTTCCCCGACGACATGACACTGTCGCTCCGCAAGGTGCGCGACCTTCGGTACGGCGAGAACCCGCATCAGCAGGCGGCCTTCTACGCGATCCGGGGTGAAGAGAGCGGCGCGATGGTCTCGATGGAGCAGATCCACGGACGCGCGGCGAGCTTCAACAACGTGCTCGACATCAATGCGGCGTGGCGCATCGTGTCCGACTTCGCGCAGCCGACCGTCGCGATCGTGAAGCATCAGAACCCATCCGGCATCGCGTCGGAGAGCGACATCACCAAGGCGTACCGCAGGGCGTTCATGGCCGACTCGGTCTCGGCGTTCGGCGGCATCGTTGGCGCGAACCGCCAGGTCACTCGCGAGCTCGCCGAGGCGATGCAGGACACGTTCTACGAGGCGATCATCGCGCCGGGGTACGACGACGACGCCCTACCGCTCCTTCGTCAGCGCAAGAACCTGGAGATCCTCGGGGTACCGAACGCGCTCGTTGACGGCCGTCGTGTCCGCCGCACCGACGATCACGCGCTCGATCTGAAGAAGGTCTCCGGCGGCATCCTGGTGCAGACGCCGGACGAGTCCGTGACCGAAGAGGGCAACTTCAAGGTCGTCACCGAGCGCACCCCAACGCTCGAGGAGCTCACCGACCTGCTGTTCGCGTGGCGATGCGTTCGCCACGTCACCTCGAACGCCATCGTCCTCGTGAAGGGCCTTGCGAGCGTCGGTGTCGGTCCCGGTCAGCTCTCGCGGGTGGTCGCGGTCGAGGTCGCCGTGCGCAAGGCGGGCGAGAACGCGCGCCTGGCGGTCATGGCCTCCGACGCGTACTTCCCGTTCCCGGACGGCATCGAGGTCGCCGCGCGAGCCGGCGTGACCGCGATCATCCAGCCCGGTGGCTCGCTGCGCGACGCGATGATGATCGAGACGGCCAACAAGCACCGCATGGCAATGCTGTTCACGGGCAGGCGACATTTCAAGCATTAG
- a CDS encoding AAA family ATPase: MTDPNGASTREFASSFKRFIDAMNAEAAKESSPLLERLRAHLGGDPGRMPIVSEDFDNYEHPNVQVALDKVLYSNGRSADLVGFSAPNKRWQQFAFSDLLATNSPYGRISEGPVDYVNFHLEGDRTLACVQYGLFFVTSGDDRMTVFVVGPPTLEMGPRTRLRVEVACSRRDAALALLRDLTAASKELNVYRGKAISLAPGQYGVQSLVKFHRLPSVRRDEVVLPDGVLERIEQHAVRFSDHAAALVAAKRSLKRGILLYGPPGTGKTLTVMYLATQMTGRTLIIVTGLGMGGLGTIGQFARVLAPATVVVEDVDLIAQERGMPGQQASPLLFELLNQLDGLADDADVLFILTTNRPDILEPALAARPGRVDLVVELPVPDARGRARLLELYARGLTLEGVDFARYVEKTDGASPAYIKELLRKAALLAAIAGSRAVTPEHFDAAMDELSAGGELAKRIVGFGTSGVPLGPVGPMRPAGFPAIEVRRAP, encoded by the coding sequence ATGACCGATCCGAACGGTGCGTCGACCCGGGAATTCGCGTCCTCGTTCAAACGCTTCATCGATGCGATGAACGCTGAGGCGGCGAAAGAGAGCAGCCCACTGCTCGAGCGACTGCGCGCGCATCTGGGCGGCGATCCCGGCCGCATGCCCATCGTCAGCGAGGACTTCGACAACTACGAGCATCCGAATGTCCAGGTCGCGCTCGACAAGGTGCTCTATTCGAACGGCCGGAGTGCTGATCTCGTCGGCTTCTCCGCTCCGAACAAACGATGGCAGCAGTTCGCGTTCTCGGATCTCCTGGCGACGAACAGCCCATACGGACGGATCTCGGAAGGCCCCGTCGACTATGTGAACTTCCATCTCGAGGGCGACCGGACCCTCGCGTGCGTCCAGTACGGGCTCTTCTTTGTGACCTCAGGCGACGATCGGATGACCGTCTTCGTGGTCGGGCCCCCGACCCTGGAGATGGGGCCGCGGACCCGGCTTCGCGTCGAGGTCGCGTGCTCCCGCCGCGATGCCGCTCTCGCGCTGCTGCGCGATCTCACTGCCGCGAGTAAGGAGCTCAACGTCTACCGCGGCAAAGCGATCTCGCTCGCACCTGGCCAGTACGGAGTGCAGTCGCTCGTGAAGTTCCACCGGCTGCCCAGCGTGCGCCGCGACGAGGTCGTACTACCCGACGGCGTGCTCGAGCGGATCGAGCAGCACGCGGTGCGCTTCTCCGACCACGCTGCGGCGCTGGTCGCGGCGAAGCGCTCGCTGAAGCGCGGCATCCTCCTCTACGGTCCGCCTGGCACCGGCAAGACGCTGACCGTCATGTATCTCGCCACGCAGATGACCGGCAGGACGCTGATCATCGTGACCGGCCTCGGCATGGGCGGTCTCGGCACGATCGGTCAATTCGCCAGAGTGCTGGCGCCCGCGACCGTCGTTGTCGAGGACGTCGACCTCATCGCGCAGGAGCGCGGCATGCCGGGCCAGCAGGCGAGCCCGCTCTTATTCGAGCTGCTCAACCAGCTCGATGGCCTTGCCGATGACGCCGACGTGCTCTTCATCCTGACGACGAACCGGCCGGACATCCTCGAGCCGGCACTCGCGGCTCGTCCTGGACGTGTGGACCTGGTCGTCGAGCTGCCTGTCCCAGATGCTCGAGGGCGCGCACGCCTACTCGAGCTCTATGCGCGCGGACTCACGCTAGAGGGCGTCGACTTCGCGCGTTACGTCGAGAAGACCGACGGAGCAAGTCCGGCGTACATCAAGGAGCTGCTGCGTAAGGCCGCGCTCCTCGCGGCGATCGCGGGATCGCGGGCCGTGACGCCGGAGCACTTCGACGCCGCGATGGATGAGCTCTCCGCCGGAGGCGAGCTCGCGAAGCGGATCGTCGGCTTCGGCACGTCGGGCGTCCCGCTGGGTCCGGTCGGACCGATGCGACCTGCGGGGTTCCCAGCGATCGAGGTCCGCCGGGCGCCCTGA
- a CDS encoding PIG-L deacetylase family protein yields MPDAFAIPKRAMAVVAHPDDVDFGCSGTLAAFIERGTHVTYCLLTSGDKGTHDPKMPPETLAETREKEQRAAGEAIGVKEFVFLRHHDGELERSMALREEVCLAIRMHKPDLVFTNDPWSHYQIHPDHRVAGWSGMDGVIAARDHLFFPDQLSGGKLAKHRVSRVLLFGSREPNVWFDISGTLDRKIKALQAHRSQLGGRTEFPKRMRAWAKSIGATWNLPAAEAFRYIELA; encoded by the coding sequence GTGCCCGACGCGTTCGCGATCCCCAAGCGCGCGATGGCGGTCGTCGCGCATCCCGACGACGTCGACTTCGGCTGCTCGGGGACACTCGCGGCATTCATCGAGCGAGGGACGCACGTGACGTACTGCCTCCTCACCAGCGGGGACAAGGGCACGCACGATCCGAAGATGCCGCCCGAGACCCTCGCCGAGACGCGCGAGAAGGAGCAGCGGGCCGCCGGTGAGGCGATCGGCGTCAAGGAGTTCGTGTTCCTGCGTCACCACGACGGCGAGCTCGAGCGATCCATGGCCCTTCGTGAAGAGGTGTGCCTCGCGATCCGGATGCACAAGCCGGATCTCGTCTTCACCAACGATCCGTGGAGCCACTACCAGATCCATCCGGATCACCGGGTCGCGGGGTGGTCCGGCATGGACGGCGTCATTGCCGCTCGCGATCACCTGTTCTTTCCCGACCAGCTGAGCGGCGGCAAGCTCGCGAAGCATCGGGTCTCGCGCGTCCTCCTCTTCGGCTCACGCGAGCCGAACGTGTGGTTCGACATCAGCGGCACACTCGATAGGAAGATCAAGGCGCTCCAGGCACACCGCTCGCAGCTCGGCGGCCGCACCGAATTCCCGAAGCGGATGCGGGCGTGGGCGAAGAGCATCGGCGCGACGTGGAACCTCCCGGCCGCGGAGGCGTTCCGCTACATCGAGCTCGCCTAG
- a CDS encoding glycosyltransferase: MNVYVRELARVLGKRGVEVDVFTRWREKYDPRIQQLGENARVVHIESGPIGYWPKMDVYDHLDEFTAKLDEYVAAEGRSYDLIHAHYWLSASVARTLAARWRVPSIQMFHTLGLVKREVMDEDIDGESDVRITIEREAVQESAAIVAASEIELGELRELYGADGAKVHIIPCGVDPTLFHPIRQADAREKLGRDQCQRIVLFVGRIEQIKGIDVLLRALGLLFQRRPDLRSDVCLLVVGGALDPGDDAPETDKIVELRRLVHEHRLEANVNFVGSLDQETLALYYAAADVCAVPSLTESFGLVALEAMACGTPVVGTRVGGLQTLIEHGESGLLVPAGDDQALADAIEQVLTDHRLRMHLAHGARDRAEHYTWQNVGDKINALYDLVLASSPAVKV, translated from the coding sequence ATGAATGTCTACGTTCGCGAGCTGGCGCGCGTACTCGGGAAGCGCGGCGTCGAGGTGGACGTCTTCACCCGCTGGCGCGAGAAGTACGACCCGCGGATCCAACAGCTCGGCGAGAACGCGCGCGTGGTCCACATCGAGTCGGGGCCGATCGGCTACTGGCCGAAGATGGACGTGTACGACCACCTCGACGAGTTCACCGCGAAGCTCGACGAGTACGTCGCCGCCGAAGGTCGGTCCTACGACCTGATCCACGCGCACTACTGGCTCTCGGCGAGCGTCGCGCGCACCCTCGCCGCCCGCTGGCGCGTGCCGAGCATCCAGATGTTCCACACCCTCGGCCTGGTGAAGCGCGAGGTGATGGACGAGGACATCGACGGCGAGAGCGACGTGCGCATCACCATCGAGCGCGAGGCCGTCCAGGAATCCGCGGCGATCGTAGCGGCGAGCGAGATCGAGCTCGGCGAGCTGCGCGAGCTCTACGGCGCGGACGGGGCGAAGGTCCACATCATCCCGTGCGGCGTCGACCCGACGCTGTTCCATCCGATCCGGCAGGCCGATGCGCGCGAGAAGCTCGGACGCGACCAGTGCCAGCGCATCGTGCTGTTCGTGGGTCGCATCGAGCAGATCAAGGGGATCGACGTCCTGCTGCGCGCGCTCGGGCTGCTGTTCCAGCGCCGGCCGGACCTTCGCAGCGATGTCTGCCTCCTCGTCGTCGGCGGAGCTCTCGACCCGGGTGACGACGCGCCCGAGACCGACAAGATCGTCGAGCTCCGGCGGCTCGTGCACGAGCATCGCCTGGAGGCGAACGTCAACTTCGTCGGCTCGCTCGATCAGGAGACGCTCGCGCTCTACTACGCCGCGGCCGATGTCTGCGCGGTCCCATCACTAACAGAATCGTTCGGGCTCGTCGCCCTCGAGGCCATGGCCTGCGGCACACCGGTCGTCGGCACGCGCGTCGGCGGCCTTCAGACGCTGATCGAGCACGGCGAGTCCGGCCTGCTCGTTCCCGCCGGCGACGACCAGGCGCTCGCCGACGCGATCGAGCAGGTGCTCACGGACCACCGTCTGCGGATGCATCTCGCGCACGGCGCGCGCGATCGCGCCGAGCACTACACCTGGCAGAACGTTGGCGACAAGATCAACGCGCTCTACGACCTGGTTCTGGCATCCTCACCGGCGGTGAAGGTCTAG
- a CDS encoding GNAT family N-acetyltransferase: MTLTTGPDAGCTPRAPAELSGAWSQIAERRSPASIFLTPEWMAVAREHDSAEAITLAVGHAPHGIAALARDMDGTLRFAGGELTDEQDVVAPVGKERAVATAVAEWIAGERPRRVRLEFVPESAPTLEAIASVLATRRYRVERSRLITSPRLGLPGDFETYVQSLGKKERHELRRKIRRLENATQATFRWATDAERGATLDRFFSLHRLSRGEKADFMTPDVEHFFRDIADALAPLGRLRLGVLRAHDQDAAVLFAFAYRGTLALYNAAYDPALASLSIGIVSHAWAIREAIAERFDTYDLLRGDEPYKYDLGATDRWLAKLEASLS; this comes from the coding sequence GTGACCCTCACGACCGGGCCTGACGCGGGCTGTACCCCGCGCGCCCCCGCCGAGCTCTCCGGAGCGTGGTCGCAGATCGCCGAGCGGCGATCGCCAGCGAGCATCTTCCTCACTCCGGAGTGGATGGCGGTGGCGCGCGAACACGACAGCGCCGAGGCGATCACCCTCGCGGTGGGCCACGCGCCGCACGGTATCGCCGCGCTGGCGCGTGACATGGACGGCACGCTCCGCTTCGCCGGCGGCGAGCTGACCGATGAACAGGACGTGGTCGCCCCGGTCGGCAAGGAGCGCGCAGTTGCGACAGCGGTCGCGGAGTGGATCGCCGGCGAGCGGCCGCGGCGCGTCCGCCTCGAGTTCGTCCCGGAAAGCGCGCCAACGCTCGAGGCCATCGCTTCGGTGCTCGCTACGCGCCGCTATCGGGTCGAGCGCTCACGGCTGATCACCAGCCCCCGCCTCGGTCTGCCGGGCGACTTCGAGACGTACGTGCAGAGTCTGGGAAAGAAGGAGCGGCACGAGCTGCGCCGGAAGATCCGCCGCCTCGAGAACGCGACGCAAGCGACGTTCCGGTGGGCCACGGACGCCGAGCGCGGCGCGACTCTCGATCGCTTCTTCTCGCTGCACCGCCTCTCGCGCGGTGAGAAAGCCGACTTCATGACACCGGACGTCGAGCATTTCTTCCGCGACATCGCCGACGCGCTTGCCCCGCTGGGACGCCTCCGTCTCGGCGTGCTGCGCGCGCACGACCAGGATGCCGCGGTGCTCTTCGCGTTCGCGTACCGCGGAACGCTCGCGCTGTACAACGCGGCCTACGATCCCGCGCTCGCCTCACTGTCGATCGGGATCGTGAGCCACGCCTGGGCGATCCGCGAGGCGATCGCGGAGCGCTTCGATACGTACGACCTGCTGCGCGGCGACGAGCCGTACAAGTACGACCTCGGCGCGACGGACCGCTGGCTCGCGAAGCTCGAGGCCTCTCTGTCGTGA